The Corythoichthys intestinalis isolate RoL2023-P3 chromosome 1, ASM3026506v1, whole genome shotgun sequence genome has a segment encoding these proteins:
- the LOC130915409 gene encoding gastrula zinc finger protein XlCGF57.1-like isoform X1, which yields MKCPTDVTVEGLHPEKHDPLRVKKEESDMPWIKQEAEPETPDMKEEKQDVEILKFPMGVSVKSEEDKGQSNDIGAAKPWSDSSFQHLTIKGEGRSQPDGLLAPLSDSDDITSHSSNSNSVEEEDDFDQNDSKSLNKSSLKRDIRECAVGKRFSCSVCHKTFSWKCVLKEHMRTHTGEKPFVCSSCGKRFTHKGNLKRHTRTHTGGKPFACTHCGKRFTDKTDLERHKPTHTGEKPFACTLCDKKYSSKANLNIHTRTHTGEKPYACTLCGKRCIHKGGLNYHISTHTGEKPYACTHCDKKFFTKADLNIHTRTHTGEKPYACTLCDKRFIEKGLLNRHTRTHTGEKPYACTLCDKRFFEKFSLEKHTIKHTGEKPYACTHCDKKFFAKADLNIHTRTHTGEKTYACTLCDKKFFAKANLNVHTRTHTGEKPYACTLCDKRFIEKGLLNRHTRNHTGEKPFACTLCGKRFTEKFNLERHKQTHTGEKPFACSLCGKRFIRKGDLKKHTSTHTEEKPFACTLCDKKFFNKANLNIHTRTHTGEKPFDCKSCGKRFFDKRGLNRHTCGYTGEKPFPCTLCDKKFFKKANLNIHTGTHTGEQPFACSLCGKRFTLRENLAVHARSHTE from the exons ATGAAG tGTCCCACTGATGTCACTGTAGAAGGTCTTCACCCTGAGAAGCATGATCCCCTTCGCGTTAAAAAGGAGGAGTCCGACATGCCGTGGatcaaacaggaggcggagCCAGAGACCCCTGAcatgaaagaagaaaaacaggaTGTTGAAATCCTCAAGTTTCCAATGGGTGTCAGTGTAAAGAGTGAAGAAGACAAAGGTCAAAGCAATGACATCGGAGCAGCGAAACCTTGGAGCGACAGCTCATTTCAGCACCTGACAATAAAAGGAGAAGGACGATCGCAACCGGACGGCCTTTTAGCTCCGCTTTCGGACAGCGACGACATAACGTCACATTCTTCTAACTCTAATAGTGTTGAGGAGGAGGatgactttgaccaaaatgattcaaaatcTTTAAACAAGTCATCATTGAAAAGAGACATAAGGGAATGCGCGGTTGGGAAacgtttttcctgctcagtctgtcataaaacattttcttggaaatgtgttttaaaagaacacatgcgtacacacactggggaGAAGCCTTTTGTGTGCTCgagttgtggtaaaagattcacccataagggaaatttaaaaagacacacaagaacacacactggagggaagccttttgcctgcacacattgtggtaaaagattcactgaCAAGACTGATTTAGAAAGGCATAAgcctacacacactggagaaaagccttttgcctgcacactttgtgataaaaaatactCCTCGAAAGCCAatttaaacattcacacaagaacacacactggagagaagccttatgcCTGCACACTCTGTGGTAAAAGATGCATCCATAAGGGAGGTTTAAACTATCACATaagcacacacactggagagaagccttatgcCTGCACACATTGTGATAAAAAGTTCTTCACGAAGGCAGATTTAAACATTcatacaagaacacacactggagagaagccttatgcctgcacactttgcgataaaagattcatCGAGAAGGGACTTTTAAAcagacacacaagaacacacactggagagaagccttatgcctgcacactttgcgataaaagattcttCGAGAAGTTTAGTTTAGAGAAACACACAATcaaacacactggagagaagccttatgcCTGCACACATTGTGATAAAAAGTTCTTCGCGAAGGCAgatttaaacattcacacaagaacacacactggagagaagacttatgcctgcacactttgtgataaaaagtTCTTCGCGAAGGCAAATTTAAACGTTcatacaagaacacacactggagagaagccttatgcctgcacactttgcgataaaagattcatCGAGAAGGGACTTTTAAACAGACACACCAGAaaccacactggagagaagcctttcgcctgcacactttgtggtaaaagattcactgagAAGTTTAATTTAGAAAGGCATAAGcagacacacactggagaaaagccttttgcctgctcactttgtggtaaaagattcatccGTAAAGGAGATTTAAAgaaacacacaagcacacacactgaagagaagcctttcgcctgcacactttgtgataaaaagtTCTTCAACAAGGCAAATTTGaacattcacacaagaacacacactggagaaaagccttttgactGCAAatcttgtggtaaaagattcttcGATAAGAGAGGTTTAAACAGACACACATGCGgatacactggagagaagcctttcccctgcacactttgtgataaaaagtTCTTCAAGAAGGCAAATTTGAACATTCACAcaggaacacacactggagaacaaCCTTTTGCAtgctcactttgtggtaaaCGATTCACTCTGAGAGAAAATTTAGCGGTGCACGCAAGAAGCCACACTGAgtaa
- the LOC130915409 gene encoding gastrula zinc finger protein XlCGF57.1-like isoform X2 — MPWIKQEAEPETPDMKEEKQDVEILKFPMGVSVKSEEDKGQSNDIGAAKPWSDSSFQHLTIKGEGRSQPDGLLAPLSDSDDITSHSSNSNSVEEEDDFDQNDSKSLNKSSLKRDIRECAVGKRFSCSVCHKTFSWKCVLKEHMRTHTGEKPFVCSSCGKRFTHKGNLKRHTRTHTGGKPFACTHCGKRFTDKTDLERHKPTHTGEKPFACTLCDKKYSSKANLNIHTRTHTGEKPYACTLCGKRCIHKGGLNYHISTHTGEKPYACTHCDKKFFTKADLNIHTRTHTGEKPYACTLCDKRFIEKGLLNRHTRTHTGEKPYACTLCDKRFFEKFSLEKHTIKHTGEKPYACTHCDKKFFAKADLNIHTRTHTGEKTYACTLCDKKFFAKANLNVHTRTHTGEKPYACTLCDKRFIEKGLLNRHTRNHTGEKPFACTLCGKRFTEKFNLERHKQTHTGEKPFACSLCGKRFIRKGDLKKHTSTHTEEKPFACTLCDKKFFNKANLNIHTRTHTGEKPFDCKSCGKRFFDKRGLNRHTCGYTGEKPFPCTLCDKKFFKKANLNIHTGTHTGEQPFACSLCGKRFTLRENLAVHARSHTE, encoded by the coding sequence ATGCCGTGGatcaaacaggaggcggagCCAGAGACCCCTGAcatgaaagaagaaaaacaggaTGTTGAAATCCTCAAGTTTCCAATGGGTGTCAGTGTAAAGAGTGAAGAAGACAAAGGTCAAAGCAATGACATCGGAGCAGCGAAACCTTGGAGCGACAGCTCATTTCAGCACCTGACAATAAAAGGAGAAGGACGATCGCAACCGGACGGCCTTTTAGCTCCGCTTTCGGACAGCGACGACATAACGTCACATTCTTCTAACTCTAATAGTGTTGAGGAGGAGGatgactttgaccaaaatgattcaaaatcTTTAAACAAGTCATCATTGAAAAGAGACATAAGGGAATGCGCGGTTGGGAAacgtttttcctgctcagtctgtcataaaacattttcttggaaatgtgttttaaaagaacacatgcgtacacacactggggaGAAGCCTTTTGTGTGCTCgagttgtggtaaaagattcacccataagggaaatttaaaaagacacacaagaacacacactggagggaagccttttgcctgcacacattgtggtaaaagattcactgaCAAGACTGATTTAGAAAGGCATAAgcctacacacactggagaaaagccttttgcctgcacactttgtgataaaaaatactCCTCGAAAGCCAatttaaacattcacacaagaacacacactggagagaagccttatgcCTGCACACTCTGTGGTAAAAGATGCATCCATAAGGGAGGTTTAAACTATCACATaagcacacacactggagagaagccttatgcCTGCACACATTGTGATAAAAAGTTCTTCACGAAGGCAGATTTAAACATTcatacaagaacacacactggagagaagccttatgcctgcacactttgcgataaaagattcatCGAGAAGGGACTTTTAAAcagacacacaagaacacacactggagagaagccttatgcctgcacactttgcgataaaagattcttCGAGAAGTTTAGTTTAGAGAAACACACAATcaaacacactggagagaagccttatgcCTGCACACATTGTGATAAAAAGTTCTTCGCGAAGGCAgatttaaacattcacacaagaacacacactggagagaagacttatgcctgcacactttgtgataaaaagtTCTTCGCGAAGGCAAATTTAAACGTTcatacaagaacacacactggagagaagccttatgcctgcacactttgcgataaaagattcatCGAGAAGGGACTTTTAAACAGACACACCAGAaaccacactggagagaagcctttcgcctgcacactttgtggtaaaagattcactgagAAGTTTAATTTAGAAAGGCATAAGcagacacacactggagaaaagccttttgcctgctcactttgtggtaaaagattcatccGTAAAGGAGATTTAAAgaaacacacaagcacacacactgaagagaagcctttcgcctgcacactttgtgataaaaagtTCTTCAACAAGGCAAATTTGaacattcacacaagaacacacactggagaaaagccttttgactGCAAatcttgtggtaaaagattcttcGATAAGAGAGGTTTAAACAGACACACATGCGgatacactggagagaagcctttcccctgcacactttgtgataaaaagtTCTTCAAGAAGGCAAATTTGAACATTCACAcaggaacacacactggagaacaaCCTTTTGCAtgctcactttgtggtaaaCGATTCACTCTGAGAGAAAATTTAGCGGTGCACGCAAGAAGCCACACTGAgtaa